A portion of the Deinococcus peraridilitoris DSM 19664 genome contains these proteins:
- the tilS gene encoding tRNA lysidine(34) synthetase TilS, whose translation MTPLLLPLRRFAGKEVLLALSGGADSVGLLRALQEVGATVTVAHFDHRLRPDSGDDAAWVEALCKEFRLALALGGADVAGVARARGWTVEQAARTLRYTFLAQTARQRTLNTILTAHTRGDQAETVLHQLLRGEHALTGIAPVSGHLVRPWLNVERSDIEAYLCQLGQGWREDASNLDRAFTRNWLRHDVLPNLRSRFPSLHAVLARLAAWQAEDEALLGALASSVPPHASLERESPAVLRRLVAQQLRGARLDFHADHVERLSGALREGNTRHVTLPGGRDVTVTGGALHLTSVEWPIPDFAFPASWERRHRRPGDRIRLGGGTRKLSDLLSDRKVPRAERDRIWLLCEGERVQWIGLRPPVWASDSDAEFRPAGLGGGEAPWWTEMGEALGLAAQAAVAGEVPVGALVVYHGQVIASARNTSRQDGDMTRHAELLALQRASQILRTPYLNDCTLVVTLEPCLMCYGAAVESRIGEIVFGADNPKLGALGGLSDVSRAPWSHRPRITRGVRAREASALLHSFFLDRRQNPQES comes from the coding sequence GTGACGCCGCTCTTGTTGCCGCTGCGTCGCTTTGCCGGAAAGGAGGTGCTGCTGGCCCTGTCCGGCGGTGCGGATTCGGTTGGCCTGCTGCGGGCCCTGCAGGAAGTCGGGGCGACGGTCACGGTGGCGCACTTCGACCACCGGCTGCGACCGGACTCAGGTGACGACGCAGCCTGGGTCGAGGCCCTCTGCAAGGAATTCCGGCTGGCGCTGGCGCTCGGAGGGGCCGACGTTGCGGGTGTGGCGCGCGCGCGCGGTTGGACGGTGGAGCAGGCCGCCCGCACCCTCCGGTACACCTTTCTGGCACAGACTGCGCGGCAGCGTACGCTGAATACCATCCTGACCGCGCACACCCGCGGAGACCAGGCCGAAACAGTGCTGCACCAGCTGCTGCGCGGCGAACACGCCCTGACCGGCATCGCCCCGGTGTCCGGCCATCTCGTGCGTCCCTGGCTGAACGTCGAGCGGAGCGACATCGAAGCTTACCTGTGTCAGCTCGGGCAGGGCTGGCGCGAGGACGCGAGCAACCTCGACCGCGCATTTACCCGCAACTGGTTGCGGCATGACGTGCTGCCGAATCTGCGCTCACGGTTCCCGTCACTTCACGCTGTGCTGGCCCGCTTGGCAGCCTGGCAGGCCGAGGACGAGGCGCTGCTGGGCGCACTGGCCTCCTCGGTGCCTCCTCATGCTTCGCTGGAGCGTGAGTCGCCCGCAGTGCTGCGCCGTCTGGTAGCGCAGCAGTTGCGGGGCGCCCGGCTCGATTTTCACGCCGACCACGTGGAACGCCTGTCTGGGGCCCTGCGTGAAGGAAATACCCGGCACGTCACACTGCCCGGCGGTCGCGACGTGACCGTCACGGGCGGAGCACTTCACCTGACGTCCGTGGAATGGCCTATCCCGGACTTTGCGTTTCCGGCGTCTTGGGAGCGCCGTCACCGCCGACCCGGCGACCGGATCCGACTGGGCGGCGGAACGCGCAAGCTGTCCGACCTGTTGAGCGACCGCAAGGTACCCCGTGCGGAGCGAGACCGGATCTGGCTGTTGTGCGAGGGCGAACGTGTCCAGTGGATCGGCCTGAGACCACCCGTCTGGGCGAGCGACAGCGACGCTGAGTTTCGACCGGCTGGTCTGGGAGGAGGAGAAGCGCCCTGGTGGACCGAGATGGGCGAGGCTCTGGGTCTGGCCGCCCAGGCCGCAGTCGCGGGGGAGGTGCCGGTGGGGGCGCTGGTCGTATACCACGGGCAGGTGATCGCTTCGGCACGCAACACGTCGCGCCAGGATGGCGACATGACGCGCCACGCGGAACTGCTGGCATTGCAGCGAGCGTCGCAGATCCTGAGGACCCCCTATTTAAACGATTGCACCCTGGTGGTGACGCTTGAGCCTTGCCTGATGTGCTACGGAGCAGCCGTCGAGTCGCGGATTGGCGAAATCGTGTTTGGAGCCGATAACCCCAAGCTGGGCGCGCTGGGCGGTCTGTCGGACGTGTCGCGCGCCCCGTGGAGTCACCGGCCCCGCATCACCCGCGGTGTGCGCGCGCGCGAAGCGTCCGCGTTGCTGCACTCGTTTTTTCTGGACCGCCGGCAGAATCCTCAGGAATCTTGA
- a CDS encoding metallophosphoesterase: protein MNILAIADLHLSAVHPKPMTVFGRQWHGHPEAIFDRWQDTVQEDDLVLLPGDLSWAMKLDDALVDLEHVAKLPGLKVISRGNHDYWWPSISKLRAQLPRGMFAVQNDALRFGDVAICGTRGWVVPGSDEFSADDERIYKRELERLRLALEAARLTGAPRTVLMLHYPPTSLHFAPTGFTDLIDQYRPEAVVYGHLHGVPIERSLRMWNGIPTHLVAADGLFFRPRRIL from the coding sequence ATGAATATTCTTGCCATTGCCGACCTGCACCTTTCAGCGGTGCATCCGAAACCCATGACGGTATTCGGACGGCAATGGCATGGGCATCCCGAGGCTATTTTCGATCGCTGGCAGGACACCGTACAGGAAGACGACCTGGTGCTGCTGCCCGGCGATCTGTCGTGGGCAATGAAGCTCGACGACGCCCTCGTCGATCTGGAGCACGTGGCAAAGCTGCCAGGACTCAAAGTGATCTCCCGTGGGAATCACGATTACTGGTGGCCGTCGATCAGCAAGCTGCGTGCGCAGTTGCCGCGCGGGATGTTCGCAGTGCAAAACGACGCCCTGCGCTTTGGTGATGTGGCCATCTGCGGAACACGTGGCTGGGTGGTGCCCGGCAGCGACGAATTCAGCGCGGACGACGAGCGGATTTACAAGCGTGAGCTGGAACGGCTGCGGCTGGCCCTCGAAGCCGCGCGCCTGACAGGTGCGCCTCGCACGGTGCTGATGCTCCACTACCCTCCGACCTCGCTGCACTTCGCCCCAACCGGCTTTACTGACCTGATCGATCAGTACCGGCCCGAAGCGGTGGTCTATGGTCATCTGCACGGCGTACCGATCGAGCGCAGCCTGCGCATGTGGAATGGCATTCCCACGCACCTGGTGGCGGCCGATGGTCTCTTCTTCCGGCCCAGAAGAATCTTGTAA
- a CDS encoding RecX family transcriptional regulator has translation MADAMQYAFRALAQRALTEQELRTRLARRDVSTEEAERVISRLRELGYLDDTALARAASDRRGVGASRIRFDLKRRGVDRQTVDAALLTRDPEQERNEAAQLVERNRERWLRARDPRARAYGFLARRGFSPDVIWSVLRALESEANEL, from the coding sequence ATGGCCGACGCGATGCAATACGCCTTTCGCGCGCTGGCGCAACGGGCGCTCACCGAGCAGGAACTGCGCACCCGCCTCGCGCGGCGCGACGTATCCACCGAGGAAGCCGAGCGGGTCATCTCACGCCTGCGGGAACTGGGCTACCTGGATGACACTGCCCTGGCACGCGCTGCGAGTGACCGTCGCGGCGTGGGCGCCTCGCGTATCCGCTTTGACCTGAAGCGGCGCGGGGTAGACCGTCAGACCGTCGACGCGGCCCTGCTGACACGCGACCCCGAGCAGGAACGAAACGAAGCGGCACAGCTGGTGGAACGCAACCGTGAGCGATGGCTGCGTGCCCGTGATCCGCGGGCACGCGCCTACGGTTTTCTGGCCCGGCGTGGGTTCTCACCGGACGTGATCTGGTCGGTGTTGCGCGCCCTGGAAAGCGAGGCAAATGAGTTGTGA
- a CDS encoding Bax inhibitor-1/YccA family protein, with protein sequence MFTKIDTLSPSTTTSVRSFFNRTYTWMGAGLSLTAIIAFLTARNEVLLGTVMDNVLMLVLVQLGIVFGLGFLLNRVSASVASVLFMLYAGLNGLTFATLSMRYAASDITAAFVISAGMFGAMSLIGYTTRRDLSKYGSILLMALIGLIVAMLVNLFLQSTLMVWITSVIGVLLFSALTAYDTQKLREMALGGVDAASETGEKLAVYGALTLYLDFINMFLFVLRIFGLTGSNRD encoded by the coding sequence GTGTTTACCAAGATCGACACCCTGTCTCCCAGTACCACCACTTCTGTCCGGTCCTTTTTCAACCGCACCTACACCTGGATGGGCGCGGGTCTTTCGCTCACCGCAATCATTGCATTCCTCACCGCCCGCAACGAAGTTCTGCTCGGGACGGTCATGGACAACGTACTGATGCTGGTGCTGGTGCAGCTCGGCATCGTTTTTGGGCTGGGCTTCCTGCTCAACCGCGTCAGCGCGAGCGTCGCGAGCGTCTTGTTCATGCTCTACGCAGGTTTGAACGGCCTGACCTTCGCCACGCTGTCCATGCGCTACGCAGCGAGTGACATCACCGCAGCGTTTGTCATCAGTGCCGGCATGTTCGGAGCGATGAGCCTGATCGGCTACACCACCAGGCGTGACCTCAGCAAGTACGGCAGCATTCTGCTGATGGCCCTGATCGGCCTGATCGTTGCGATGCTGGTCAACCTCTTTTTGCAGTCCACCCTGATGGTATGGATCACCAGCGTGATCGGGGTGCTGCTGTTCAGCGCACTGACCGCGTACGACACACAAAAACTCCGTGAAATGGCGCTGGGCGGCGTGGACGCGGCCAGCGAAACGGGCGAGAAGCTCGCGGTGTACGGCGCGCTCACCCTCTATCTGGACTTCATCAACATGTTTCTGTTTGTGCTGCGCATTTTCGGTCTGACGGGCTCCAACCGCGACTGA